From a region of the Flavobacterium branchiarum genome:
- a CDS encoding sigma-70 family RNA polymerase sigma factor, with product MRQLKITKQVTNRETASLEKYLHEIGKVNLITPEEEVELAQKIKSGDQKALEKLTKANLRFVVSVAKQYQNQGLKLLDLINEGNIGLIKAGQRFDETRGFKFISYAVWWIRQAILQALAEQSRIVRLPLNKIGSINRINKMYAQLEQTNERPPSAEELAKELDMTIRDVKDSLRNSSHHLSMDAPLVDGEDSNLYDVMRSNVSPNPDKNLIHESLRTEIERSLDTLTPREADIVRLYFGLGNQNPMTLEEIGGTFDLTRERVRQIREKAIRRLRHASRSAILKTYLG from the coding sequence ATGAGACAACTTAAAATTACCAAGCAAGTAACCAATCGTGAAACTGCTTCATTAGAAAAATATTTACATGAAATTGGAAAAGTTAATCTAATCACTCCAGAAGAAGAAGTAGAATTAGCACAAAAGATTAAAAGTGGCGATCAAAAAGCATTAGAAAAATTAACAAAAGCCAACCTCCGTTTTGTCGTATCGGTGGCAAAACAATATCAAAATCAAGGCTTAAAACTTCTTGATTTAATAAACGAAGGAAATATTGGTTTAATAAAAGCAGGACAACGTTTTGATGAAACCCGTGGTTTTAAATTTATATCCTACGCAGTTTGGTGGATTCGACAAGCGATACTACAAGCATTAGCCGAACAATCACGTATTGTTCGTTTACCATTAAATAAAATTGGTTCTATCAATAGAATCAATAAAATGTACGCACAATTAGAGCAAACTAATGAGCGTCCGCCATCTGCCGAAGAACTTGCAAAAGAACTAGATATGACTATCCGAGATGTAAAAGACTCTTTGAGAAATTCGAGTCATCACTTATCAATGGACGCACCTCTAGTCGATGGAGAAGATTCAAATCTTTACGATGTGATGCGTTCTAACGTATCTCCAAATCCAGATAAAAATTTAATTCACGAATCATTACGCACAGAAATAGAGCGTTCACTGGACACGCTTACTCCTAGAGAGGCAGATATAGTGCGCTTATACTTTGGACTTGGAAATCAAAACCCAATGACATTAGAAGAAATTGGTGGAACCTTCGACCTTACTCGTGAACGTGTACGCCAAATTAGAGAAAAAGCAATACGCAGACTAAGACATGCATCCAGAAGTGCAATCCTAAAAACGTATTTAGGGTAA
- a CDS encoding sigma-70 family RNA polymerase sigma factor, with translation MRQLKITKQVTNRETASLDKYLQEIGKVDLITADEEVELAQKIKAGDQRALEKLTKANLRFVVSVAKQYQNQGLTLPDLINEGNLGLIKAAQRFDETRGFKFISYAVWWIRQSILQALAEQSRIVRLPLNKIGSINKINKMYALLEQSNERPPSAEEIAKELDMTVNDVKESMKNSGRHLSMDAPLVEGEDSNLYDVLRSGESPNPDRELIHESLRTEIERSLETLTPREADVVRLYFGLGDQHPMTLEEIGETFDLTRERVRQIKEKAIRRLKHTSRSKILKTYLG, from the coding sequence ATGAGACAACTTAAAATCACCAAGCAGGTAACCAATCGTGAGACTGCTTCATTAGACAAATATTTACAAGAAATTGGAAAAGTTGACCTAATTACCGCTGACGAAGAAGTAGAGTTAGCACAGAAGATTAAAGCCGGTGATCAAAGAGCATTAGAAAAATTAACAAAAGCCAACTTACGTTTCGTAGTATCGGTTGCAAAACAATATCAAAATCAAGGGTTAACACTTCCCGATTTAATAAACGAAGGAAATTTAGGTTTGATCAAAGCAGCACAACGTTTTGATGAAACACGTGGTTTCAAATTTATATCATACGCAGTTTGGTGGATTCGTCAATCGATTCTTCAAGCTCTTGCTGAACAATCTCGTATCGTTCGTTTACCGTTAAATAAAATTGGTTCTATCAATAAAATCAACAAGATGTATGCATTATTAGAGCAATCTAATGAGCGCCCACCATCTGCTGAAGAAATTGCAAAAGAACTAGACATGACAGTTAATGACGTAAAAGAGTCTATGAAAAACTCTGGTCGTCACTTATCAATGGATGCACCTCTTGTAGAAGGAGAAGATTCTAACCTTTACGATGTATTACGTTCAGGTGAGTCACCAAACCCAGACAGAGAGTTAATTCACGAATCATTACGTACAGAAATCGAACGTTCTTTAGAAACATTAACTCCAAGAGAGGCAGATGTAGTTCGTTTATACTTTGGTCTTGGAGACCAACACCCAATGACTCTAGAAGAAATTGGTGAAACTTTCGACTTAACTCGTGAGCGTGTACGTCAGATTAAAGAAAAAGCAATCCGTAGATTAAAACATACTTCAAGAAGTAAAATTCTTAAAACTTACTTAGGATAA
- the rpe gene encoding ribulose-phosphate 3-epimerase — protein sequence MKNTLIAPSVLAADFANLQRDIEMINNSQADWFHIDIMDGVFVPNISFGMPVLEAINKHAKKTIDVHLMIVDPDRYIKTFADLGANILSVHYEACTHLHRTLQAIKAEGMKAGVAINPHTNIDLLEDVINDIDLVCIMSVNPGFGGQSFIENTYTKVKKLKDLITRKNASTIIEIDGGVTNKNAKQLVEAGADVLVAGSYVFKAENPTATIADLKALTSF from the coding sequence ATGAAAAATACACTAATAGCACCATCAGTTCTTGCAGCCGATTTTGCAAACCTACAACGTGATATCGAAATGATTAACAACAGTCAAGCCGACTGGTTTCATATTGATATTATGGATGGCGTTTTTGTTCCAAACATTTCTTTTGGAATGCCAGTTTTAGAAGCAATTAACAAACATGCTAAGAAAACCATCGATGTTCATTTAATGATTGTTGATCCTGATAGATATATCAAAACTTTTGCAGACCTAGGAGCAAATATACTAAGCGTGCATTATGAAGCTTGTACACATCTTCATAGAACCTTACAAGCTATAAAAGCAGAAGGTATGAAAGCTGGAGTAGCCATAAATCCACACACAAACATTGACTTATTAGAAGATGTTATAAACGACATTGATTTAGTTTGCATCATGAGTGTAAATCCTGGTTTTGGCGGACAATCATTTATTGAAAACACCTACACTAAAGTAAAAAAGCTAAAAGATTTAATTACTAGAAAAAATGCATCAACTATTATAGAAATCGATGGTGGTGTAACCAATAAAAATGCAAAACAATTAGTAGAAGCTGGTGCTGATGTATTAGTAGCTGGGAGCTACGTTTTTAAAGCCGAAAACCCAACAGCAACTATTGCTGACTTAAAAGCGCTAACTTCTTTTTAA
- a CDS encoding AraC family transcriptional regulator, whose translation MRKENMHQSVEVIYKKINECPIVDSKFSFFQMVYVISGNGFLHINGNRISYRSGNLMLLTPNDYHKFDTVTTTEFLLVKLNSEYVKEYKSKSIDHIECLLHYATHLSGCILKNKADEFLVRSIAESLMHSIENKDIYDEDLVSHYVNALIVIAARNLAKIKPIGIKENADKRILEIINYIQANIFYPQKLKASVIAAQFDISDTYLGSYFKSHCGETIQSFTSNYKIRLIEHRLVFSDMRINEIVEEFGFSDESHLNKFFKKHKNSSLTGYRKAKVLLNEDSN comes from the coding sequence ATGAGAAAAGAAAACATGCATCAATCTGTTGAGGTGATTTATAAGAAAATCAACGAATGCCCGATTGTAGATTCTAAATTTAGTTTCTTTCAAATGGTTTATGTTATTTCTGGAAATGGGTTTCTTCATATTAATGGTAATCGTATTTCTTATCGATCGGGTAACCTTATGTTGCTTACACCAAATGATTACCATAAGTTTGATACTGTAACGACTACGGAGTTTTTATTAGTTAAACTTAATAGTGAGTATGTAAAAGAATACAAGTCCAAAAGTATTGATCATATCGAGTGTTTATTGCATTATGCGACACATCTATCAGGTTGTATTTTAAAAAATAAAGCCGATGAGTTTCTTGTTAGGTCAATAGCAGAATCTTTGATGCACAGCATAGAAAACAAAGATATTTATGATGAAGATTTAGTTTCTCATTATGTAAATGCATTGATTGTAATAGCTGCAAGAAATTTAGCTAAGATAAAACCAATTGGAATAAAAGAAAATGCAGATAAAAGAATTTTGGAAATCATTAATTATATCCAGGCTAATATTTTTTATCCTCAAAAATTAAAAGCTTCAGTTATAGCTGCGCAATTTGATATATCTGATACGTATTTAGGAAGTTATTTTAAGAGCCATTGTGGAGAAACGATTCAATCTTTTACCTCAAATTATAAAATTAGGTTGATAGAGCACCGATTGGTTTTTAGTGATATGAGGATTAATGAAATTGTAGAAGAGTTTGGTTTTTCTGATGAAAGTCATCTCAATAAATTTTTTAAGAAGCACAAAAATAGTAGTTTAACAGGTTATAGAAAGGCAAAGGTTTTATTAAATGAAGATTCTAATTAG
- a CDS encoding MFS transporter, which translates to MKQKFNLNKNTIALIAICLANLMFSLEISSVPVILPTLEKVLNANLRDMQWIMNIYTIGCTAVLMAAGTLADRYGRKRILIISLSLFGVFSLICGLTQNVTVLIISRFFQGISGGAMLICQVATLSHQFQDGKERSKAFGVWGIILGIGLGFGPIVGGSILALLSWQWVFLIHVPIAIISAYLVYDTVNESKDSEAKKLDIWGMITLSISIFGLTYFITQGPYLGFTSPIALVSIIIALISLLLFIWVEKTTPYPMFDFSVFKINTFSGAILGSIGMNFSFWPFIIYLPIYFQSYLGYNVVTVGLSLLAYTLPTLFIPPLAEYLSVKYRSGVVIPLGLFILGLGFIMMRYGSIAENASWITMLPGSLLAGIGLGLTNTPVTNTTTGSVSSNRAGMASGIDMSARMITLSLNIALMGFILVEGILSHLTTAFSKSLDNEALRSMAEKIAVGNFSSLNQDFPQLVTLDASGKIAHDALAHGFDLVLLYGGFGVWILALMSFKFFNPSNRNK; encoded by the coding sequence ATGAAGCAAAAATTCAACTTAAACAAAAACACAATTGCCTTAATCGCCATTTGTCTGGCTAATTTAATGTTCTCTCTAGAAATTTCTAGTGTTCCCGTAATCTTACCAACTCTCGAAAAAGTCCTAAATGCAAACCTTAGAGACATGCAATGGATAATGAACATATATACCATTGGTTGTACTGCTGTATTAATGGCTGCTGGAACCTTAGCCGATCGATACGGCCGAAAACGCATTCTAATTATCTCATTAAGCCTATTTGGTGTTTTCTCCTTAATTTGTGGTTTGACACAAAATGTAACAGTATTAATTATTAGTCGATTCTTTCAAGGAATAAGCGGTGGGGCTATGCTAATTTGTCAAGTAGCCACTTTATCTCATCAATTTCAGGATGGTAAGGAACGTAGTAAAGCATTTGGTGTTTGGGGAATTATTCTTGGTATCGGATTAGGTTTCGGTCCTATTGTAGGTGGTTCAATACTAGCTTTATTATCATGGCAGTGGGTATTTTTAATTCATGTTCCAATAGCAATTATCTCAGCTTATCTTGTTTATGATACAGTAAATGAATCAAAAGATTCTGAAGCTAAAAAATTAGATATCTGGGGAATGATTACATTATCTATTTCCATTTTTGGGCTCACTTATTTCATTACCCAAGGTCCCTATTTAGGATTCACAAGTCCAATCGCTCTAGTCAGCATCATTATTGCCTTAATCAGTTTACTCCTTTTTATATGGGTCGAAAAAACAACGCCCTATCCTATGTTTGATTTCTCAGTATTTAAAATCAATACATTTTCAGGAGCCATATTGGGTTCTATCGGTATGAATTTTAGCTTTTGGCCTTTTATAATTTATCTTCCAATTTACTTTCAAAGCTATTTGGGTTACAATGTAGTAACAGTAGGACTTTCTTTGCTTGCTTATACTTTACCTACTTTATTTATTCCTCCCTTAGCTGAGTATCTTTCGGTTAAATATCGCTCAGGTGTTGTAATTCCTTTGGGACTGTTTATACTAGGATTAGGTTTTATCATGATGAGATACGGCAGCATTGCAGAAAATGCTAGTTGGATTACCATGCTACCCGGTTCGCTATTGGCTGGTATCGGACTAGGTTTAACCAACACTCCTGTAACTAATACAACTACGGGTTCCGTTTCAAGCAATAGAGCTGGTATGGCATCTGGTATAGACATGAGTGCCCGAATGATTACTTTATCTCTTAATATTGCTTTAATGGGATTTATATTAGTTGAAGGAATCTTGTCTCATTTAACTACTGCTTTTTCTAAATCATTAGATAACGAAGCATTGCGCTCCATGGCAGAAAAAATAGCTGTAGGGAATTTTTCTTCTCTAAACCAAGACTTTCCACAACTTGTCACCTTAGATGCTTCGGGTAAAATTGCACATGACGCTCTTGCTCATGGCTTTGACTTAGTCTTATTATACGGAGGGTTTGGTGTATGGATTTTAGCATTGATGAGTTTTAAATTTTTCAATCCTAGTAATAGAAACAAATAA
- a CDS encoding DUF4421 family protein, with translation MKTFFYFLLLFALPYFSQAQVEVDTSYIKPFENHLSIRIYQSMKFISMEQKIGGEIKKFMPNTPMNLGFGVSLNNTIINLSYGYGLNFMRDKEKGKTKALDFQIHNYGRKFIIDLFIQKYQGFYTADDNDKNIELHPDLSIEQYGAFGQYVFNNKKFSYKAAFNQNERQLKSAGSFLLGGGIYFTKIGSDSSFVHKSKNSLRNFQFGVSGGYAYTWAISEKWFASGSATVGVNFGTERINDFGKKKIEVYPTFFPRVAIGYNKEKWSLGLSYVNNLIFSSFSDNETSNIGLSSGNFQIAYIWRLDSNPFWGKKKAD, from the coding sequence ATGAAAACTTTTTTTTATTTTTTACTCCTATTTGCTCTTCCTTATTTTAGCCAAGCCCAGGTTGAGGTTGACACTTCTTATATTAAACCCTTTGAAAATCATCTTTCTATTCGGATATATCAGTCAATGAAGTTTATTTCTATGGAACAAAAAATAGGAGGAGAGATAAAGAAATTTATGCCAAATACACCAATGAATTTAGGTTTTGGAGTTTCTTTAAACAATACTATAATTAATTTGAGTTATGGATACGGCCTAAATTTCATGAGGGATAAGGAAAAAGGAAAAACAAAAGCATTAGATTTTCAGATTCATAATTATGGGCGAAAGTTTATTATCGATCTTTTTATTCAAAAGTACCAAGGATTTTATACTGCAGATGATAATGATAAAAACATAGAATTGCATCCTGATTTAAGTATTGAACAATATGGTGCATTTGGGCAGTATGTTTTTAATAATAAAAAGTTCTCGTATAAAGCGGCCTTTAATCAAAACGAAAGACAATTAAAATCGGCAGGAAGTTTTTTGCTAGGAGGAGGAATTTATTTTACAAAAATTGGTTCAGATAGTTCTTTTGTGCATAAGAGCAAGAATTCATTGCGAAATTTTCAGTTTGGTGTAAGTGGAGGTTATGCTTATACTTGGGCGATTAGTGAAAAATGGTTTGCTAGTGGTTCAGCAACAGTGGGAGTTAATTTTGGTACAGAAAGAATAAATGATTTTGGTAAAAAAAAGATAGAAGTATACCCAACATTTTTTCCAAGAGTGGCAATAGGATATAATAAAGAAAAATGGTCACTTGGTTTATCCTATGTTAATAATCTTATTTTTTCTTCATTTTCAGATAATGAAACTAGTAACATAGGATTGTCCTCAGGAAATTTTCAGATTGCTTATATATGGAGGCTTGATTCTAATCCTTTTTGGGGCAAGAAAAAAGCAGATTAA
- a CDS encoding response regulator transcription factor, protein MKILIIEDEAGLREVVQQSLEKEKYIVETAHDYVSGLDKLGAYDYDCILIDIMLPNGNGLDLLLEVKRQKKQSAIIIISAKDAVDDKVKGLDLGADDYLSKPFHLSELHARIKSAIRRNNHNGDNLITWKNIVLCPEQRTVSIDNNELILNRKEFDLLYYFIINPNRLINKTAIAEYVWGDHTDQADNLDFVYSQIKNLRKKLKDSQAEIDIQAVYGIGYKMN, encoded by the coding sequence ATGAAAATTTTAATAATAGAAGATGAGGCTGGTTTACGTGAAGTTGTACAACAATCCCTTGAAAAAGAGAAATATATTGTCGAAACCGCACATGATTATGTTTCTGGACTAGACAAACTAGGTGCATATGATTACGATTGTATTTTAATTGATATCATGCTTCCAAATGGAAATGGACTTGACTTACTTCTTGAAGTAAAAAGACAAAAAAAACAAAGTGCTATTATTATCATTTCGGCCAAAGATGCTGTTGATGATAAAGTGAAAGGATTAGATTTGGGAGCCGATGATTACTTAAGTAAGCCTTTTCATTTGTCTGAGTTACATGCTCGAATAAAATCAGCAATTCGCAGGAATAACCATAATGGAGATAATTTAATTACTTGGAAAAACATAGTGCTTTGTCCTGAACAACGAACAGTTTCTATAGACAACAATGAACTAATTCTAAACCGAAAAGAGTTTGATTTACTTTACTATTTTATAATCAATCCGAATCGATTAATTAATAAAACTGCAATAGCCGAATATGTTTGGGGGGATCATACTGACCAGGCTGATAATTTAGATTTTGTATATTCACAGATTAAAAATTTACGCAAAAAACTGAAAGACAGTCAGGCAGAAATAGACATACAGGCAGTTTACGGTATTGGATATAAAATGAATTAA
- a CDS encoding sensor histidine kinase encodes MKLQNYTLRYLALTLLIVIPIWAGIFYMLILDEVHDNIDDDLKNSKIMIIRHAFADKNLLNSPKFGINKFTIKPIPKGNYSQKDEFSTSKEFMEYDNDNQPIRTLKTIFRDDKGNPYELIIKASIVEEDELLEDLFLALIGLYVMLVISILAVNHLLLKKIWKSFHTILENLKEIKLGTSSQLKQINSPIDEFNILAKEVEKMLNRNEIIYSSQKQFIENASHELQTPLAISINKLELFAENNDLPDEQMMEIGKITDSLNRMTRLNKSLLMLSKIENQQFAEGENINFNELILLLTDDYADLAEFKKVKITITENERLYFIMNKGLAIALISNLLKNALIHNHPGGFVNFIINKNDITISNSGKNPPLNPDLIFGRFYRHTTTNESTGLGLSIVKSIINNYSITIEYLYPGNHQFKILFFKK; translated from the coding sequence ATGAAATTACAAAATTATACTCTTCGCTATCTAGCTCTTACACTCCTAATTGTTATACCAATTTGGGCTGGAATTTTTTATATGCTTATTTTAGATGAAGTACATGACAATATTGATGATGATTTAAAAAACTCAAAAATCATGATTATTCGTCATGCCTTTGCCGACAAAAATCTACTAAACTCACCTAAATTTGGAATTAACAAATTTACAATAAAACCTATACCTAAAGGAAATTACTCTCAAAAGGACGAATTCTCAACTTCTAAAGAATTCATGGAATATGATAATGACAACCAACCCATCCGTACATTAAAAACCATTTTTAGAGATGACAAAGGCAACCCTTATGAATTAATCATAAAAGCTTCAATTGTTGAAGAAGATGAATTACTTGAAGACTTATTTTTAGCATTAATAGGGTTATATGTTATGCTAGTTATAAGTATACTTGCTGTAAATCATCTACTCTTAAAAAAAATATGGAAATCATTTCATACCATATTAGAAAATCTAAAAGAAATTAAATTAGGAACTAGTAGCCAATTAAAACAAATAAATTCACCAATAGATGAATTCAATATTTTAGCGAAGGAAGTAGAGAAAATGCTAAATCGTAATGAAATAATCTATTCGAGTCAGAAACAATTTATAGAAAACGCTTCCCATGAGTTGCAAACTCCGCTAGCTATTAGCATTAACAAGCTTGAGTTATTTGCAGAAAATAATGATCTCCCAGATGAACAGATGATGGAAATAGGAAAGATAACTGATAGTTTAAATCGAATGACACGGTTAAATAAATCTTTATTAATGCTATCTAAAATAGAAAATCAACAATTTGCGGAAGGTGAAAACATTAATTTTAATGAACTCATTTTATTATTAACCGATGACTACGCTGACTTAGCCGAGTTCAAAAAAGTAAAAATAACTATAACCGAAAATGAACGTTTATACTTTATAATGAACAAAGGATTGGCAATTGCATTGATTAGCAATTTATTAAAAAATGCATTAATACATAATCATCCTGGAGGTTTTGTAAATTTCATAATAAACAAAAATGATATTACAATTTCGAATAGCGGAAAGAATCCTCCATTGAATCCTGACCTAATTTTCGGAAGATTCTATCGCCATACTACAACTAATGAGTCTACTGGTTTGGGGTTATCTATTGTAAAATCAATTATAAATAACTATTCAATCACGATCGAATATTTATATCCTGGAAATCATCAATTCAAAATTCTATTTTTTAAAAAGTAG
- a CDS encoding PepSY-like domain-containing protein, translated as MKNKLNLAICLITGLAFGISVNAQKTVITKTALPTNAQSFLRTHFSGQEPTYIIEDKEIFSKDYKVQFPDNVEVEFDAKGNWEEIDGNNKAIPINIIPKKIVSYVNTYFTNTVITKIDKGAWGYEINLSNDLELEFNSKGNFIRIDD; from the coding sequence ATGAAAAATAAATTAAACTTAGCTATTTGTTTAATAACAGGATTAGCATTTGGAATCTCTGTAAATGCTCAAAAAACAGTAATCACTAAAACAGCATTACCTACAAATGCTCAATCCTTTTTAAGAACCCACTTTTCAGGGCAAGAACCAACTTATATAATTGAGGATAAAGAAATATTTTCAAAAGACTACAAAGTACAGTTTCCAGACAATGTCGAGGTTGAATTTGATGCAAAAGGGAACTGGGAAGAAATAGACGGAAATAATAAAGCTATTCCTATAAATATAATTCCTAAAAAAATAGTATCTTACGTAAATACTTATTTTACTAATACAGTAATAACAAAGATTGATAAGGGTGCTTGGGGTTATGAAATAAACTTAAGTAACGATTTAGAGTTAGAATTCAACTCTAAGGGCAATTTTATCAGAATTGACGATTAA
- a CDS encoding PepSY-like domain-containing protein, translating into MKKTILSGFIALTLLFSITSCHSDNDDDDEYTISSNDLPKLATIFVTTYFPTATYKLITKQRIPDSDGSIYDVLLSNNFEIDFDKDGNWIDIDGNNQAIPVELIPAKINAYVKEKYPDQSVTAIDNEKTQIEIELSNNLELVFDLEGNFIRIDK; encoded by the coding sequence ATGAAAAAAACAATCTTATCGGGCTTCATTGCCTTAACCCTTTTATTCTCGATAACATCTTGTCACAGTGATAATGATGATGACGACGAGTATACAATCAGCTCAAATGATTTACCAAAGCTGGCAACTATTTTTGTTACCACTTATTTCCCTACTGCCACTTATAAACTCATAACAAAACAAAGAATTCCTGATTCAGATGGTTCTATTTATGATGTCTTATTAAGTAATAATTTTGAAATTGATTTTGATAAAGATGGAAATTGGATTGACATTGATGGAAACAACCAAGCAATTCCGGTGGAGTTAATTCCAGCAAAAATTAATGCTTATGTCAAAGAAAAATATCCAGATCAATCTGTAACTGCAATCGATAACGAAAAAACACAAATAGAAATAGAACTCTCTAATAATTTAGAGCTTGTATTTGATCTTGAAGGAAATTTTATTCGAATAGATAAATAA
- a CDS encoding exo-beta-N-acetylmuramidase NamZ family protein — protein MKKLTLICVLIATVSFAQNIKTGAENSTAYLPILKGKTIGIVTNQTGIIDKKTHLVDFLVEKKIKIKTIFAPEHGFRGTADAGEHVSDEIDSKTGLSIVSLYGKNNKPSSEQLKGIDIMVFDLQDVGTRLYTYVSTMHRIMEACAENNIPLIVMDRPNPNIAIVDGPVLDIAFKSGIGMHPTPLLHGMTLGEEAKMINGEKWLKDGIQCKLTVIPCLNYDRTMSYSLPVRPSPNLPNDQSINLYVSLCLFEGTNVSMGRGTEKQFQIYGSPFLPKSNFAFTPKPNFGDKDPLYNGIECNGEDLSAIPKIDKLEIKWLIKAYQSTSDKSKFFEKRKFSIRAGNEKLQQQIEEGISEEEIRNSWKEGLQAFKIMRKQYLIYK, from the coding sequence ATGAAAAAACTAACATTAATCTGTGTGCTAATTGCGACAGTTTCATTTGCACAAAATATAAAAACAGGAGCAGAGAACAGTACGGCATACTTACCAATTCTTAAGGGAAAAACAATTGGTATTGTAACCAACCAAACAGGAATCATTGATAAGAAAACCCATCTGGTTGATTTTTTAGTTGAAAAGAAAATTAAGATAAAAACCATTTTTGCACCAGAGCATGGTTTTAGAGGAACTGCCGATGCAGGAGAACATGTTTCAGATGAGATCGATTCAAAAACAGGATTATCCATTGTATCTCTTTATGGAAAGAATAATAAGCCAAGTTCCGAGCAATTGAAGGGAATAGATATTATGGTTTTTGATTTACAAGATGTGGGAACGAGGTTATACACTTACGTTTCTACAATGCACAGAATAATGGAAGCTTGCGCAGAGAACAATATTCCGTTAATAGTGATGGATAGACCTAATCCAAACATTGCAATTGTAGATGGTCCCGTTTTAGATATTGCTTTTAAAAGTGGCATTGGTATGCATCCAACTCCTTTGCTTCACGGCATGACATTGGGCGAGGAAGCTAAAATGATTAATGGAGAAAAATGGCTTAAAGATGGAATTCAATGCAAGTTGACTGTTATTCCGTGTTTGAATTATGATAGGACGATGAGTTATAGTTTACCAGTTAGACCATCACCTAATTTGCCTAATGATCAATCGATAAATCTATATGTTAGTTTGTGTCTTTTTGAAGGAACTAATGTAAGTATGGGACGCGGGACAGAGAAGCAATTTCAAATTTATGGATCTCCTTTTTTACCAAAAAGCAATTTTGCATTTACTCCTAAGCCTAATTTTGGAGATAAAGATCCTCTGTATAACGGAATAGAATGTAATGGAGAGGATTTGTCAGCAATTCCTAAAATTGACAAACTAGAGATCAAATGGTTGATTAAAGCATATCAATCAACATCAGATAAATCAAAGTTTTTTGAAAAAAGAAAGTTCTCTATACGAGCAGGAAATGAAAAGTTGCAACAACAAATTGAAGAAGGAATCTCAGAAGAAGAGATAAGAAATAGTTGGAAAGAAGGTTTACAAGCTTTTAAAATAATGAGAAAGCAGTATCTAATTTACAAATAG